The following coding sequences are from one Spea bombifrons isolate aSpeBom1 chromosome 13, aSpeBom1.2.pri, whole genome shotgun sequence window:
- the PITPNC1 gene encoding cytoplasmic phosphatidylinositol transfer protein 1, which translates to MLLKEYRICMPLTVEEYRIGQLYMISKHSHEQSDRGEGVEVVQNEPFEDPVHGPGQITEKRVYLNSKLPSWARAVVPKIFYVTEKAWNYYPYTITEYTCSFLPKFSIHIETKYEDNKGSNDRIFDNEAKDLDREVCFIDIAGDEIPERYYKESEDPKNFLSEKTGRGLLKEGWRETQQPIMCSYKLVAVKFEVWGLQTRVEQFVHKVVRDVLLIGHRQAFAWVDEWYDMTMDEVREFERTTQEATNKKIGIFPPAISITDITLPSCARTGPSSAPSTPLTTDAPEFLSVPKDRPRKKSAPETLTLPDTHTTESDPDSQSFSSCNKPSPPDPE; encoded by the exons TACAGAATTGGACAGCTCTACATGATCAGCAAACACAGCCATGAGCAGAGCGACCGTGGAGAGGGAGTGGAGGTCGTACAGAATGAACCCTTTGAGGATCCGGTCCACGGCCCAGGGCAGATTACTGAGAAACGCGTTTACCTGAACAG CAAACTCCCCAGCTGGGCCCGGGCCGTGGTGCCGAAGATCTTCTATGTGACGGAGAAAGCCTGGAACTATTACCCTTACACCATCACAG AATACACA TGCTCCTTTCTGCCAAAATTTTCTATCCATATAGAGACAAAATATGAAGACAACAAGGGGTCGAATGACAGA ATATTTGACAACGAGGCCAAAGACCTGGATCGAGAGGTCTGCTTTATTGACATTGCCGGTGACGAGATCCCCGAGAGATACTATAAAGAGTCAGAG GACCCCAAGAACTTTCTATCAGAGAAGACGGGCCGAGGTCTCCTGAAGGAGGGCTGGAGAGAGACGCAGCAGCCGATCATGTGTTCTTACAAGCTGGTGGCTGTCAAGTTTGAGGTGTGGGGTCTCCAGACGCGCGTCGAGCAGTTTGTGCATAAG GTGGTCAGGGACGTCCTACTGATCGGGCACCGCCAGGCCTTCGCGTGGGTCGATGAATGGTATG ACATGACAATGGATGAGGTTCGAGAGTTCGAAAGGACAACTCAGGAAGCCACCAACAAGAAAATCGGAATCTTTCCTCCGGCCATCTCCATCACTGACATCACCCTGCCTTCATGCGCGCGCACCGGACCCTCCAGCGCTCCGTCTACCCCTCTGACCACCGACGCTCCCGAGTTCCTGTCCGTCCCCAAAGACCGACCCCGAAAGAAGTCTGCCCCAGAAACCCTCACTCTGCCAGACACCCACACAACCGAGTCCGACCCCGACTCGCAAAGCTTTTCGTCCTGTAATAAGCCATCTCCCCCAGACCCCGAGTAA
- the C13H17orf58 gene encoding UPF0450 protein C17orf58 homolog, with protein sequence MLAGGMRLATLLLDSAGLYKTKRLYIAPDGFFFRVNILSVDSPKCPKSCPEFKLGSRYIVMGRIYPKRTELPADARQLLGGRLRAGDGLVGCGSYVRSFNRKRERKVLAAARAKCK encoded by the exons ATGCTGGCGGGAGGAATGCGGCTGGCGACGCTGCTGCTGGACAGCGCCGGGCTCTACAAAACCAAGCGGCTTTATATCGCGCCGGACGGCTTCTTCTTCCGCGTGAACATTCTCAGCGTGGATTCACCAAAATGCCCCAAATCCTGCCCGGAATTCAAGCTGG GAAGCCGCTACATCGTAATGGGCCGGATCTACCCCAAGAGAACCGAGTTACCGGCGGACGCTCGGCAGCTACTCGGCGGGCGCCTGCGGGCCGGGGACGGACTGGTGGGGTGCGGCAGCTACGTCAGGAGCTTTAACAGGAAGAGAGAGCGGAAAGTCCTCGCAGCGGCGCGTGCCAAATGTAAGTGA